In Thiovibrio frasassiensis, one DNA window encodes the following:
- a CDS encoding ATP-binding protein: MKELLILSGKGGTGKTSIAGALAMLLPETVLADCDVDAADLHLLLSPQVREEHAFWSGVEAVIDPILCAGCGLCADLCEFHAIRMEEKAELKLFSCEGCGVCARFCPEHAIRLQEKQCGVWFRSDTEYGPMVHARLGIGEENSGKLVSLVKKRARELAEVEKASWLLVDGPPGIGCPVIASFSGADFVLLITEPTLAGLHDLQRVADLARHFKVSVGVCINKWDLHPGYSADIERLCREQGIPVLAKIPFDRAVVWAVVAAMPLPKHAPNSPAALAVYGLYEKIISLAQGN; this comes from the coding sequence ATGAAGGAACTGCTGATATTGAGCGGTAAGGGGGGCACGGGGAAGACCTCAATAGCCGGGGCCCTGGCCATGCTGTTGCCGGAAACGGTTCTGGCGGACTGCGATGTGGATGCCGCAGACCTACATTTGCTTCTTTCTCCCCAGGTTCGGGAAGAGCATGCCTTCTGGTCTGGGGTAGAGGCGGTTATCGATCCTATTCTCTGTGCCGGGTGCGGTCTTTGCGCCGATCTTTGCGAGTTTCACGCCATTCGTATGGAAGAAAAGGCGGAATTAAAGCTCTTTTCCTGTGAAGGCTGCGGTGTTTGTGCCCGCTTTTGCCCGGAGCATGCAATCCGTCTCCAGGAAAAACAATGCGGGGTCTGGTTCAGGTCTGATACCGAATACGGCCCCATGGTGCATGCCCGTCTTGGGATTGGAGAGGAGAATTCCGGAAAGCTCGTTTCTCTGGTGAAAAAAAGAGCCAGGGAGCTGGCTGAAGTTGAAAAAGCCTCTTGGCTATTGGTGGACGGGCCACCGGGTATTGGGTGCCCTGTTATCGCTTCTTTCTCTGGGGCTGACTTTGTCTTGCTGATTACCGAGCCGACCCTTGCCGGCCTGCATGACCTGCAGCGGGTGGCGGATTTGGCCCGTCACTTCAAGGTATCGGTTGGTGTTTGCATCAACAAATGGGATCTTCATCCCGGGTATAGTGCTGATATTGAGCGGTTGTGTCGCGAGCAGGGTATTCCTGTTTTGGCAAAAATCCCCTTTGACCGGGCAGTTGTATGGGCGGTAGTCGCGGCCATGCCTCTGCCGAAGCATGCACCAAATTCTCCGGCAGCTCTTGCTGTTTATGGGCTTTATGAGAAAATTATCTCTCTTGCCCAGGGTAATTGA
- a CDS encoding sigma-54 interaction domain-containing protein: MMENLRRELEGRIQIADLITRSPAMQKIVDMLPQIAASNSTVLIEGETGTGKELLARAIHDLSPRADKPLVSINCGALPDSLLESELFGYKAGAFTGANKDKVGRFALAEGGTFFLDEIGEISQALQVRFLRVLQEKVYEPLGGTQSVKTDVRVIAATNRSLAHLVTTGEFRQDLFYRINVVKITLPPLRERKEDIPLLVHHFISRFNRRQKKSIQGLNMEALALLLGHEFLGNIRELENIIEHAFVLRETGMITPDDFPAEILFMDQDNLAVPGTAAYQNTQERPAHPNEFSGMESAVHAVEAKAIIDALKRNNFNRVAAARELGIHKSTLFRKIRALGISLPQVDGRFRPYGMADNPLGA; encoded by the coding sequence ATGATGGAAAATTTGCGGAGAGAACTGGAAGGTCGGATCCAGATCGCGGATCTTATCACCAGAAGCCCGGCCATGCAGAAAATCGTTGATATGCTGCCGCAGATTGCCGCAAGCAACAGCACTGTCCTCATTGAAGGGGAAACCGGAACCGGGAAAGAATTGCTGGCGCGCGCCATCCATGATCTTAGCCCGCGCGCGGACAAACCCCTTGTTTCCATAAACTGCGGCGCTCTCCCGGATAGCCTTCTTGAGTCGGAGTTGTTTGGATACAAGGCCGGGGCGTTCACCGGAGCCAACAAGGATAAAGTGGGCCGTTTTGCCCTTGCTGAAGGGGGTACTTTTTTCCTGGACGAGATCGGAGAAATAAGTCAAGCCCTTCAGGTTCGGTTTTTGCGGGTACTCCAGGAAAAAGTGTATGAGCCACTGGGCGGCACCCAATCGGTTAAAACCGATGTGCGGGTAATTGCCGCCACCAATCGGAGCCTGGCTCACCTCGTTACCACCGGGGAGTTCCGGCAAGACCTTTTCTATCGCATCAATGTGGTAAAGATTACTCTGCCTCCTCTGCGTGAGCGAAAAGAAGATATCCCCTTGCTGGTGCATCATTTTATCTCCCGCTTTAACCGCAGGCAGAAAAAATCCATTCAAGGGCTGAATATGGAGGCGCTTGCCCTGCTTCTTGGGCATGAATTTCTCGGTAATATCCGCGAATTGGAAAATATCATCGAGCATGCTTTTGTCCTCCGGGAAACGGGAATGATAACCCCGGATGATTTCCCTGCCGAAATCCTTTTTATGGATCAAGACAACCTGGCCGTCCCCGGGACAGCGGCTTATCAAAATACTCAAGAGAGGCCGGCGCATCCCAACGAATTTTCCGGGATGGAATCCGCCGTGCATGCCGTGGAGGCCAAGGCGATCATTGATGCACTGAAACGCAATAATTTTAACCGGGTGGCTGCGGCCCGCGAACTCGGCATCCATAAAAGCACTTTGTTTCGCAAGATTCGGGCCCTTGGCATTTCCCTGCCCCAGGTAGACGGCCGTTTTCGTCCATATGGCATGGCGGACAATCCTTTGGGTGCATAA
- the rsxC gene encoding electron transport complex subunit RsxC: MSSLLTFPKGGVHPPASKGLTANLAIEVMPVPDELEIILGQHIGAPCTPTVTPKDAVLEGGLIGEVTKGLGVPLHAPVTGTIKGFGMSGHPMRVSAPSITIQTDTEALPVQYSRCDWQKLSKEELLAKVHAAGVIGIGGAGFPSHVKLSPPPDNPVDTLILNGAECEPYITADHRQMLERAQEIVEGALVILKILGIKKCFIGIENNKPDAIKTMTEAAAAASTPEHTVVVQPLQVKYPQGSEKQLIQAITGRKVPGFALPSAVGVVVHNVSTARAIYDAVVLSKPLYEKVMTISGKGIKRPANLLVKVGTKVSDIVEYLGGVTPELAKIVMGGPMMGFAVSSLDIPVTKTTSSVLFLAEDEIDTTPHSQCIRCGWCLNACPMGLEPKEIALYVEAGRPQDTGQFGVFECFECGCCAYVCPAKRPLVQFIRLAKMKAKR; this comes from the coding sequence ATGTCATCCTTATTGACCTTCCCAAAAGGTGGTGTGCATCCGCCTGCATCAAAGGGCCTGACCGCGAACCTCGCCATCGAGGTAATGCCCGTGCCCGACGAGCTAGAGATTATTCTTGGCCAGCATATCGGCGCGCCATGCACCCCCACGGTGACCCCCAAAGATGCAGTGCTGGAAGGCGGCCTCATCGGCGAGGTGACCAAGGGGCTCGGGGTTCCTCTCCACGCCCCGGTAACCGGAACCATTAAGGGTTTCGGCATGTCCGGTCACCCCATGCGCGTTTCCGCTCCCTCCATTACCATCCAGACCGATACAGAAGCATTGCCGGTGCAGTATAGCCGTTGCGACTGGCAGAAGCTCAGCAAGGAAGAGCTGCTGGCCAAGGTGCATGCGGCCGGGGTCATCGGTATCGGCGGCGCGGGCTTTCCTTCCCATGTCAAGCTCTCCCCTCCGCCGGACAATCCGGTGGATACCCTGATCTTAAACGGCGCGGAATGCGAACCGTACATCACCGCGGATCATCGCCAGATGTTGGAACGGGCCCAGGAGATCGTCGAGGGCGCTCTGGTGATCCTCAAGATCCTCGGCATCAAGAAATGCTTCATCGGCATCGAGAACAACAAGCCCGACGCCATCAAGACCATGACCGAGGCGGCAGCCGCCGCCTCCACCCCGGAACACACCGTTGTTGTCCAGCCCTTGCAGGTCAAGTACCCGCAAGGCTCGGAAAAGCAGCTCATTCAGGCCATCACCGGACGCAAGGTTCCCGGTTTTGCCCTGCCTTCCGCGGTGGGGGTGGTGGTCCACAATGTCAGCACCGCCAGGGCGATTTACGATGCGGTGGTGCTGTCCAAGCCCCTGTACGAGAAGGTGATGACCATCTCCGGCAAGGGGATCAAGCGGCCCGCCAACCTGTTGGTCAAGGTGGGAACCAAGGTCAGCGACATCGTCGAGTACCTGGGCGGGGTAACACCTGAGCTTGCCAAGATCGTCATGGGCGGCCCGATGATGGGCTTTGCCGTATCCAGTCTCGACATCCCGGTGACCAAGACCACCTCTTCGGTGCTGTTTCTCGCCGAGGATGAGATCGACACCACCCCCCATTCCCAATGCATCCGTTGCGGCTGGTGCCTTAACGCCTGCCCCATGGGGTTAGAGCCCAAGGAGATCGCCCTCTATGTGGAGGCGGGTCGGCCGCAGGATACCGGGCAATTCGGGGTATTCGAGTGTTTCGAGTGCGGCTGCTGCGCCTATGTCTGCCCGGCAAAACGCCCCTTGGTCCAGTTCATCCGGCTGGCCAAGATGAAGGCCAAGCGTTGA
- a CDS encoding cytochrome b/b6 domain-containing protein, whose translation MKNTEKVYVHPAPIRVWHWINAAGFIVLVATGFQIRFAEVFSFLSLRDAIVLHNYTGFLVMADYLLWLGYYLGTGKITIYFPKLQDFIPKTIAQARYYGCGLFRGEKNPHQMTPENKFNPLQQQAYVGLMFFLVPVQIFSGLFLWQVKKHEAYLGLLGGIKVVDTLHVLLFFFFAVFLIVHFYLATLGHTPFAHFKAMFTGYEEHHH comes from the coding sequence ATGAAAAACACAGAAAAGGTATATGTGCACCCCGCCCCGATCCGAGTCTGGCACTGGATCAACGCCGCAGGATTTATTGTTCTGGTGGCGACCGGATTTCAGATCAGATTTGCCGAGGTATTTTCCTTTCTCTCTCTTCGGGATGCAATTGTTCTCCATAACTATACCGGGTTTCTGGTGATGGCGGATTATCTTCTCTGGTTGGGGTATTATCTGGGGACAGGAAAGATCACCATCTATTTCCCAAAATTACAGGATTTTATCCCGAAAACCATCGCGCAGGCCAGATACTATGGGTGCGGACTCTTTAGGGGGGAGAAAAATCCGCACCAGATGACTCCGGAGAACAAGTTTAACCCGCTTCAGCAGCAAGCCTATGTGGGGCTTATGTTTTTTCTTGTTCCCGTTCAGATATTTTCCGGACTTTTCCTGTGGCAGGTAAAAAAACATGAGGCTTACCTGGGACTGCTCGGTGGGATTAAGGTTGTGGATACTCTGCACGTTTTGCTCTTTTTCTTCTTTGCGGTCTTTCTGATCGTGCATTTTTATCTGGCCACCTTGGGGCACACGCCGTTTGCACATTTTAAGGCGATGTTTACCGGGTACGAGGAGCATCATCATTGA
- a CDS encoding GAF domain-containing protein, whose translation MAIKLRKSISTISIALIVILGSLLLLGYRHHQLQKEYDALLEQSQKMVAKYGAIREQTINALISGNPELMARSTAELNDFQGDFAKTIESSRIPEEYRRTVISHLDMQETLALLQRAARDGISVQAAGQINEKMRAAEERLSLFDRVVASHSKRKISGFQYIVTGVLALVVFFIVTILALGHRTVIVPLVDLVRQVKGVGDGVRKNISLPERGLASEVANLGQSFQNLLVYQMQESSHLGKRNEILYSVHRAGLASTTAESVDDLFEKVCSALLFGKNYCMVAISVPDKDGQTLMPALTEGLPVIMNRKPGELCLAFLLSEAKGEGEKLESSLRAFRQGKPVVDFDILADIPEGHLNGTILAEGYANCISVPLIWRQKMMGVITLYSTMQDSFAGEEISLLDKMANDVAFALHFLQVKKEATQKEAMNTLLLQESQYGAVTLSPEGAVLVIHADSQRFFWKEPEQMLGKTWFDFALPEERAGLKREFARFLEHVQATPEVEGVATIVGGKGGKERILHFSYHYQENPAWEGGNILCLFADVTEQKRLAAALAASQAQHSHVLDSLPDIVAVVSPKGEILEINGAGRGALGMSTIGGDTRNILDLLYRSRSKSKAHLLEFSLRKQEATNFDAEFDNLAGQYRITLAPLAVLPKEKDRVLFVAHDLGRDTGTCAEAGTSSLQMAALVEVAGDVGNEINNQSNGIINYAQMLLDFGHEGSWKDDQIALVERILHQGEKIAVTAQKLFGPLASRGTRESYISPSVGLPEVIHQ comes from the coding sequence ATGGCTATCAAACTGAGAAAGTCCATCTCCACAATCTCCATTGCCCTTATCGTAATTCTTGGCAGTCTCCTGCTGCTTGGCTATCGACATCATCAGCTGCAGAAGGAATATGACGCGCTGCTCGAGCAGAGCCAAAAGATGGTGGCAAAATATGGCGCCATTCGTGAACAGACCATCAATGCCCTTATCAGTGGCAACCCGGAGCTTATGGCTCGCAGTACTGCGGAGCTGAACGATTTTCAGGGCGATTTCGCGAAGACAATAGAAAGCAGCCGTATTCCGGAGGAATATCGAAGAACTGTAATCAGCCATTTGGACATGCAGGAGACTCTCGCCCTCCTTCAGCGTGCGGCAAGGGACGGCATCAGTGTGCAGGCAGCCGGACAGATTAATGAGAAAATGCGCGCTGCCGAAGAGCGGCTCTCTCTGTTTGACCGTGTTGTCGCCAGCCATTCAAAGCGGAAGATATCAGGCTTTCAGTATATCGTCACAGGAGTTCTGGCTCTTGTCGTTTTCTTTATAGTTACTATCTTGGCCTTGGGTCACCGGACCGTTATCGTTCCCCTGGTGGACCTTGTCCGACAGGTCAAGGGGGTTGGTGATGGGGTGCGTAAGAATATTTCTTTGCCGGAACGAGGTCTTGCCAGCGAAGTCGCCAATCTCGGGCAGTCATTCCAGAATTTGCTTGTCTACCAGATGCAGGAATCCAGTCACCTCGGTAAACGCAACGAAATTCTTTACTCCGTGCATCGGGCGGGGCTGGCTAGCACCACCGCTGAGTCCGTTGACGATTTGTTTGAGAAGGTTTGCAGCGCTTTATTGTTCGGTAAAAACTACTGCATGGTGGCGATCAGCGTTCCGGATAAGGACGGACAGACCCTGATGCCTGCTTTGACGGAAGGACTCCCTGTTATTATGAACAGAAAGCCAGGAGAGCTTTGCCTTGCTTTTTTGCTGAGTGAGGCAAAAGGTGAGGGGGAGAAGTTGGAATCATCGCTTCGAGCTTTCAGGCAAGGCAAACCCGTGGTGGATTTCGATATTCTCGCGGACATCCCCGAGGGTCATCTCAACGGCACCATTTTAGCGGAGGGGTATGCCAACTGCATTTCCGTTCCCTTGATTTGGAGACAGAAAATGATGGGAGTCATTACCCTTTATTCCACAATGCAAGATAGTTTTGCGGGTGAAGAAATCTCCTTGCTTGACAAGATGGCCAACGATGTTGCTTTTGCTCTCCATTTTTTGCAAGTAAAAAAGGAGGCGACGCAGAAGGAGGCGATGAACACCCTGTTGCTCCAAGAGTCTCAATACGGGGCTGTAACGCTTTCGCCCGAGGGGGCTGTCCTTGTCATCCACGCCGACAGTCAACGTTTTTTCTGGAAGGAGCCCGAGCAGATGCTGGGGAAAACCTGGTTTGATTTTGCCCTCCCGGAAGAACGTGCAGGCCTGAAAAGGGAATTTGCCCGGTTTTTGGAGCATGTTCAGGCAACTCCTGAGGTTGAAGGGGTTGCAACCATAGTCGGCGGGAAAGGAGGAAAAGAGCGAATTTTGCATTTCTCGTACCATTACCAGGAAAATCCAGCCTGGGAAGGGGGCAACATTCTCTGCCTGTTTGCAGATGTAACCGAACAGAAAAGGCTTGCCGCGGCCCTTGCCGCCAGCCAAGCGCAACACAGCCATGTTTTAGACTCTCTGCCGGATATTGTCGCGGTTGTTTCCCCTAAGGGAGAAATTCTTGAAATAAACGGCGCAGGAAGAGGTGCCCTTGGCATGAGCACAATTGGGGGAGATACCCGGAACATTCTTGATCTGCTCTATCGGTCCAGATCGAAGAGCAAGGCCCATTTGTTGGAGTTTTCCCTCAGAAAACAGGAGGCAACGAATTTTGATGCGGAATTTGATAATCTCGCAGGGCAATACCGAATAACCCTTGCTCCACTGGCAGTTTTACCGAAAGAAAAAGACCGGGTGCTTTTTGTTGCCCACGACCTGGGCAGGGATACGGGGACGTGTGCAGAAGCGGGAACCTCTTCCTTGCAGATGGCCGCCCTGGTCGAAGTCGCTGGCGATGTTGGTAATGAGATAAACAATCAAAGTAATGGCATTATCAATTATGCCCAGATGCTTCTTGATTTTGGTCACGAGGGGAGTTGGAAGGATGACCAGATTGCCTTGGTTGAAAGAATTCTGCATCAAGGGGAGAAAATTGCTGTTACGGCGCAAAAATTGTTTGGGCCTTTAGCTTCGAGAGGGACAAGGGAGTCCTATATTTCACCTTCGGTCGGTTTGCCGGAAGTTATTCATCAATAA
- a CDS encoding cytochrome c3 family protein translates to MKYKKRMFSSATGLFLFWFCLMSPGINYALENSECLDCHVDETLVRSGEKDFNDSSMKANLYVDENKFNHSIHNINGITCVDCHTDIKELNCNQEVPHPKYLKKVECSTCHQAEGDAFVHSVHMEARGKGIVMQCYACHDYHYTSHLESASVAERENGFCLRCHNPYQEHNWLPQKQAHFSFVECTVCHAPAAPRHVHLRFYDLVTNTFLTGDKIVKTLGVGYDEFYKTVDKNNDGVIDNDEIEELFILLRQKDVHIIFRAELVSEMQAIVHQVQKGGAIKDCQQCHVQDAPIFDAVTIVLNKDDGSIEHYKVNRSVLESYHTSHFSALGGTRVRFVDKIGLTIIFGGIAVVLIHLGVRVVTIPARRKKSKKEQ, encoded by the coding sequence GTGAAATACAAAAAAAGAATGTTTTCAAGCGCAACGGGCCTTTTCCTGTTTTGGTTTTGTCTCATGTCCCCGGGAATAAATTATGCCCTTGAAAACAGCGAATGCCTGGATTGCCATGTGGATGAAACCCTAGTGCGTTCAGGAGAAAAAGATTTCAACGATAGCAGTATGAAAGCCAACCTATATGTTGATGAAAACAAATTTAATCATTCCATACACAACATCAACGGCATTACCTGTGTGGACTGTCATACAGATATCAAGGAGCTTAATTGCAATCAGGAGGTGCCTCATCCGAAATACCTGAAAAAAGTTGAGTGCTCAACCTGTCATCAGGCAGAGGGCGATGCCTTTGTTCATAGCGTCCACATGGAGGCGCGAGGCAAGGGGATTGTTATGCAGTGTTACGCTTGCCATGATTATCACTATACGAGTCATCTTGAATCAGCATCGGTTGCCGAGAGAGAAAATGGTTTTTGTTTGAGATGCCACAACCCCTATCAGGAACATAACTGGCTGCCCCAGAAGCAGGCGCATTTTTCCTTTGTGGAATGCACGGTTTGTCATGCGCCGGCAGCCCCACGCCATGTGCATCTCAGGTTCTATGATCTGGTAACCAATACTTTTTTAACCGGGGACAAAATCGTTAAAACCCTGGGTGTTGGCTATGATGAGTTTTACAAGACAGTGGATAAAAACAACGATGGAGTTATCGACAACGATGAAATCGAAGAACTTTTTATCCTCCTCCGGCAGAAAGACGTGCATATCATTTTTCGTGCGGAGCTTGTTTCTGAAATGCAAGCCATTGTCCATCAAGTTCAGAAGGGAGGGGCGATCAAGGATTGTCAGCAATGTCACGTTCAGGATGCCCCCATTTTTGATGCGGTTACCATTGTCTTGAATAAGGATGACGGCTCCATTGAGCACTACAAGGTGAATCGAAGTGTCCTGGAAAGCTATCACACCAGCCATTTCTCGGCCTTAGGCGGCACCCGGGTACGATTTGTCGACAAGATCGGTCTGACCATTATTTTCGGGGGAATCGCCGTTGTCTTGATTCACCTTGGCGTAAGGGTCGTAACCATTCCTGCCCGACGCAAAAAAAGCAAAAAAGAGCAATAA
- a CDS encoding FMN-binding protein, protein MKNILTIIFRLTVACLLAGLVMGTAFILTNKAKKHNIHVNEQKVMLSLLGYSEKNPAPESVAMHEVYRYLVGEGEALGMGYLLPLQDGTFSFVTIDLTGGFVGQTPVAISPEKAVEEGERTPAIAAAIGAEKSLRYADQTIVVTNDGKRMAYLLPGRFPGFKTFIGAMLALDPNFSILGLDIMEHEEDPGLGAEIDQEYFKNQFKGKPLETVKKLEVVKTPLPEEYRKGLETEKNGLDAEEVARIQEQYKDNDIYALTGATISSRSVTNGVKAMVKKFAYRLAILDRVLVEQHIAVPF, encoded by the coding sequence ATGAAGAACATCCTCACCATTATCTTCCGGTTGACCGTGGCCTGTCTGCTGGCCGGGCTGGTCATGGGTACTGCCTTCATCCTCACCAACAAGGCGAAGAAACACAATATCCATGTCAACGAGCAGAAGGTCATGCTCAGCCTGTTGGGGTATTCGGAAAAGAATCCGGCTCCGGAAAGCGTGGCCATGCATGAGGTGTACCGCTACCTCGTCGGCGAAGGCGAGGCTTTGGGCATGGGCTATCTCCTGCCCCTGCAAGACGGAACATTTTCCTTTGTGACCATCGATCTGACGGGCGGGTTTGTCGGCCAGACGCCAGTGGCCATTTCTCCGGAAAAGGCAGTCGAGGAGGGTGAGCGCACCCCGGCGATTGCCGCGGCCATCGGCGCGGAGAAATCGCTGCGTTACGCCGACCAGACCATCGTGGTCACCAACGACGGCAAGCGCATGGCCTATCTCCTGCCCGGCAGGTTCCCCGGCTTCAAGACCTTCATCGGCGCCATGCTGGCCCTTGATCCGAATTTTTCCATCCTCGGTCTGGATATCATGGAGCATGAAGAAGATCCGGGTCTGGGCGCGGAGATTGACCAAGAGTATTTCAAGAACCAGTTCAAGGGCAAGCCGCTTGAAACGGTGAAGAAGCTGGAGGTCGTGAAAACCCCTCTGCCCGAGGAGTACCGCAAGGGATTGGAGACCGAGAAGAACGGTCTCGACGCGGAAGAGGTGGCCCGTATCCAGGAGCAGTACAAGGATAACGACATCTACGCCCTCACCGGCGCCACCATCTCAAGCCGCTCCGTGACCAACGGGGTCAAGGCGATGGTGAAGAAATTCGCTTACCGGCTGGCGATTTTGGACCGGGTTCTGGTTGAACAGCATATCGCGGTCCCTTTTTAG
- the rsxE gene encoding electron transport complex subunit RsxE, producing MATDKTNLQLVVNGILNENPIFRLVLSMCPAVGISTTVMNGFMLGIAVLFVQVCSSCTIALFKNVIHPRIRIPTYTLTIATWVTVIDMVLAAYLPEAYAKMGIFIKLIVAFAIITMRLEMFASKESVNASFWDGIGMGLGFMFGMMALGFVRELLGMGTLLGYDVLGFKPLLFFVLPFAGFFCVGLMMAFFNYIEIVYKRAKRA from the coding sequence GTGGCGACTGATAAAACAAACCTGCAATTGGTGGTCAACGGGATCCTGAACGAGAACCCCATCTTCCGGCTGGTGCTTTCCATGTGCCCGGCGGTGGGAATCAGCACCACGGTGATGAACGGCTTCATGCTGGGGATTGCCGTGCTCTTTGTTCAGGTCTGTTCGAGCTGCACCATTGCCCTGTTCAAGAACGTCATCCATCCCCGGATCCGGATCCCAACCTACACCCTGACCATCGCCACCTGGGTAACGGTCATCGACATGGTTCTCGCCGCATACCTGCCCGAGGCCTACGCCAAGATGGGCATCTTCATCAAACTCATCGTGGCCTTCGCCATCATCACCATGCGCTTGGAGATGTTCGCCAGTAAGGAGAGCGTCAACGCCTCGTTTTGGGACGGCATCGGCATGGGGCTGGGCTTTATGTTCGGGATGATGGCCCTGGGCTTTGTCCGCGAGCTGTTGGGCATGGGCACCCTGCTCGGCTACGACGTGCTGGGCTTTAAGCCGCTCTTGTTCTTCGTCCTTCCTTTTGCCGGGTTCTTCTGTGTCGGCCTGATGATGGCCTTTTTCAACTATATCGAGATAGTCTACAAGCGAGCCAAACGGGCCTGA
- a CDS encoding RnfABCDGE type electron transport complex subunit D, which translates to MWKVSISPHVKSGESVEKIMWTVVACLVPPLVLSVFIFGIQTLLITAVSVASCVAVEAATQKAMGRKITITDGSAVITGMLIAFVIPPGVSPLLPILGAVMAIAIGKHLLGGIGYNIFNPALLARAFLLATFPVAMTSAWLPPLSDLAIFSYLGTPIDAIATATPLAVLKTQGLAVFSDQFGVGANLYTNFFLGWRPGSIGETSGLLIVLGGLYLLYRGYITWHIPVSVIGTIALLSWCFGGESLFSGDPLLAVLSGGALLGAFFMANDYVTCPTTKTSQLIYGVGVGALTVLIRLKGGYPEGICYAILLMNPVSPVLDGFFKPKRFAPLQGGGK; encoded by the coding sequence TTGTGGAAGGTTTCCATTTCCCCCCATGTGAAGAGCGGCGAGTCGGTTGAAAAAATCATGTGGACCGTGGTGGCCTGCCTGGTGCCGCCCCTGGTACTTTCCGTATTTATCTTCGGCATCCAGACCCTGCTCATCACCGCAGTCAGCGTGGCGAGTTGCGTGGCGGTCGAGGCCGCAACCCAGAAGGCCATGGGCCGTAAAATCACCATTACCGACGGCAGCGCGGTGATCACCGGCATGCTCATCGCCTTTGTCATCCCGCCCGGGGTATCGCCACTGCTGCCCATATTGGGCGCGGTCATGGCTATCGCCATCGGCAAGCATCTGCTGGGCGGGATCGGCTACAACATCTTTAATCCGGCCCTGTTGGCACGGGCCTTTCTCCTCGCTACCTTTCCGGTGGCCATGACCTCGGCCTGGCTGCCGCCGCTCTCCGATCTGGCGATCTTTTCCTATCTCGGCACCCCCATCGATGCCATTGCCACCGCCACCCCGCTGGCCGTGCTCAAGACCCAGGGGCTTGCTGTCTTCAGCGATCAATTCGGCGTGGGGGCCAACCTCTATACCAATTTTTTCCTCGGCTGGCGGCCCGGCTCCATCGGCGAAACCTCGGGGTTGCTCATCGTTCTGGGCGGGCTCTATCTGCTCTATCGCGGCTACATCACCTGGCATATCCCGGTTTCGGTCATCGGTACCATCGCCCTGCTTTCCTGGTGCTTCGGCGGCGAGAGCCTGTTTAGCGGCGATCCGCTGCTGGCCGTGCTTTCCGGCGGCGCCTTGCTCGGGGCCTTTTTCATGGCCAACGACTACGTCACCTGCCCGACCACCAAGACCTCCCAGCTTATTTACGGGGTTGGGGTGGGGGCGCTCACCGTGTTGATTCGTCTCAAGGGCGGTTATCCCGAGGGGATCTGCTACGCCATCCTGCTCATGAATCCGGTGAGCCCGGTGCTGGACGGATTTTTTAAGCCCAAGCGGTTTGCGCCTCTCCAGGGAGGTGGCAAATGA
- a CDS encoding flavodoxin family protein, whose protein sequence is MKALVVYSSQTNNTKKLAEAAAAELNAEIVSVGAAGDISGYDHIVVGFWLKGGGPDPATQEFLPKLSGKKVFLFATHGGAVDSSHVKNGMSKARELAAGATVTGSFSCPGEVSVKVQAAVAEKNPKAPWLHDAPAAAGHPDENDLTALRKGLQDSFS, encoded by the coding sequence ATGAAGGCACTGGTCGTCTATTCATCACAGACAAACAACACGAAGAAACTGGCGGAAGCCGCAGCCGCGGAGCTTAACGCTGAAATAGTTTCGGTTGGGGCGGCAGGAGACATCAGTGGTTACGATCACATCGTTGTTGGCTTCTGGTTAAAGGGGGGCGGTCCGGATCCTGCGACTCAGGAGTTTTTGCCAAAGTTGTCCGGGAAAAAAGTTTTCCTGTTTGCAACCCATGGCGGTGCCGTAGACTCCAGTCATGTCAAAAACGGGATGAGCAAGGCACGGGAGCTGGCGGCGGGGGCAACAGTGACAGGCAGCTTCAGTTGTCCCGGCGAGGTTTCTGTCAAGGTGCAGGCTGCGGTAGCAGAAAAAAACCCCAAGGCCCCCTGGCTTCACGATGCGCCAGCCGCAGCAGGTCATCCCGACGAAAATGATCTTACGGCTTTGCGCAAGGGTCTTCAGGACAGTTTTTCCTGA